A window of Desulfomonile tiedjei genomic DNA:
TCGTTTTCAGCTCGAAATAGTGCCGCCGGGTCGGTGATGACCCTGTCCGGGTGAAGCGGATGTCACGCACCCGGGTCGCTGAGCCAAAGGAGCCCGGTGGATAACCGTGCGCTTTGGCAGCCCTCATTAGAGGTTTTGTCGCCTCACGGAACGCGCCTTCTGTTCCTTGGGAAACGATGGGGCGGCGTCTCCGTGCCGACCGGTGTGGTACGCTTGCCCGACACTGGATGGTTTTGAGGCGGTCTTCAACATTGGTAGTGACTTGAAATCCCTCTTTCCGTGATACGAATGCAGGCTTGGAGGAGCATTCTTTATGGCGAAATTGCGTCTGGAAGGTGAATGGAAACTGTGGGCCGGAATCGCGGCCCTGTTCATAGTAATTGCCGTTTATCTGTATATGGCAAGCCGCCCTCCGATGGAAGGAGGGGAGTATTTGTGGAACGTCGCGAAAGTGATAGATTCCCGAAATCTCAGCCTGAAAGGTTCAGGAGAAGTTATTCAGTTCAGGCTGACCGGTTTGCTGGTTCCGCCATCTCAAGAAGAAGCGGCGAGGGAATTCCTTTCGAAGACCCTTCTGAACAACTGGGTGAGGATTAAGACCCTGCGTCAAGAACCCAAGGGTGTTAAAGAGGGCTTCGTCCTTCTGTCGGGTGACGACATAAACGCGCGCATGGTTCGACAAGGCTTGGCGCAAATTGACCGGGAGGAGAAAGACTTCGACATTCGACCATACATCGAGCTGGAACAAGAGGCCAAAAGACAAAGGAGGGGCCTGTGGCGAGAGTCCGGCCCGGGGGTGAAATGAAATGAAAATCCTGATCGTAGGTTCGGGCGGCAGGGAACATACCCTCGCGTGGAAGATAGCACAATCGGACCTCGTTAAAGAGGTGATCGTCGCTCCCGGAAATGTCGGTATTTCAATGGAGCCTAAATGTAGGCTGGCCAACGTGTCTGCAGAAGACGTCCCTCGGCTCCGGGACCTCGCCCTGGAAGAAAAGCCGGATCTCACTGTCGTCGGACCCGAAGCTCCGCTGGTCGCGGGTCTGGTTGACGATTTCCAGGCCGCGGGCCTGAAGGTTTTCGGCCCCACGGCCAAGGCCGCTCAGTTGGAAGGGAGCAAGGTATTCACCAAGCGGCTCCTGCAAAAGTACGCGATCCCGAGTGGCAATTTTGCGGTGTTCGACGATTTTGCAGAGGCCTCCTTGCACTTGAAAAGGATCACCGGCCCGGTGGTCCTTAAAGCAGACGGTCTGGCAGCCGGCAAAGGAGTGTTTGTCTGCCGCGATCAAACCGAGGCCTTGCGAGCGTTGGTGACGATCATAAAAGAAAAGGCGTTCGGAGATGCAGGCAACAGGGTCCTGGTCGAGGAATGTCTTTTCGGCGAGGAGGCGTCTTTTATCGCTTTCACGGACGGCAAGACGGTCCTTCCGCTGGCAAGCTCTCAGGATCACAAACCCGTGTTCGATGACGACCGGGGACCGAACACAGGCGGCATGGGCGCTTATTCACCCGCACCTGTGGTCACACCCGAAGTCCACGACCGCATCATGGAGCAGATCATGGTTCCGGTGGTGCGGGCCCTGGAAAATGAGGATACACCCTACATGGGGTTTCTGTACGCGGGCCTGATGATCGCGGACGGCCAACCCAAGGTGCTTGAATTCAACGCCCGTATGGGGGATCCGGAAGCTCAGCCCCTGCTCTTTAGAATGAAGACCGACCCGGTTCCACTGATGATGGCGGCCCTCGAAGGAAATCTTGCAGGAATGGCCATTGAGTGGCTGCCCGAGGATGCGGTTTGTGTTGTGATGGCTTCAGGCGGCTATCCCGGCTCGTACGAAAAAGGAAAACAGATCACCGGAATTGAACAGGCCGACGCGATCCAAGGGGTGAAAGTCTTCCACGCTGGTACGGGAAAAGGCCAGAACGGTATCGTAACTAACGGCGGCCGAGTCCTGGGCGTGACCGCAGCGGCTGAAGGGATCGGCAATGCGATCGACAAAGCGTACCAAGCCGTGGAAAAAATCCATTGGGAAAACGTGCACTACCGCAAGGACATAGGTAGGAAGGCGCTGAACCGCGGGTGAGAAGTCCTCGAAGCGCTAATACTCATCTATACCAGTTCCCACAAATTTTGACCTTTTGTGCAGCCCGCGTTGTAGGAGAATTGGTGGGGCTCGGCGTCCCTGCCGGGCCTAACTACTTGATTTGTATCTCACAAATGTGCCGGCACGGAGGCCGGCACCCACCAATTTCCAGGAGGCGCTTTTCGTAACGGGACATTCTTTTTGACACTTCCTATATAGGTGTTGCCGAATTTTTTCTGCGCGCTCCAGTCGTAGGGCGGGCCGTGCCCGCCGACTGTGGTCGTTGCCAACGCCCTGGACCGTACCACGTTTTCAGAATTTTCTTTTGGCAATCAGTAGCGAGGTATCAATACATATAAGGCGGGGTCGGGGGTTTTTCCAGGTCCTCCCAGTCAACGCCGAGTCTCTCCCTGAAATACGGTCCCAGACGTTTGAACAATTGCTGCCAATGGGTTCGTCCTTCGGCCAGGCCTTCGAGAATCTCAGCCACAAGCTCCGGCAATCTTGTCAGCTCATCTTTTGGAAGGAAAGAGACCGCTCCCAGTCTGATGGACCTATTGATGCTGTCCACCGTTACGGCATGGGCAGTGAGCATGGATGCGAACAAGCCGTGTTTCCGACATGCCTCCAGTAATGCGAAGCCGTTAACCCCCATGATGTCAAGGATGACCAGATCAAAATTCTCGTTGTCGATATGGTGCAAAGCCGCTTGATAGTTCCCTGCCGTGGTGACCTGGCATTGGGGTAGTTGGTCTTTGATGACCTCCAGCACATCAGGCTCATCATCCACCGCCAGAATTCGTTTGCCGTCCAGTATTCCAATGTTCGCCATCAGATCCTCTTCCAGTCTGTGAAGTTCAGGGCTTTTCGGGACATCGTTCCGTCGCGGCTCTCATTCAGCCGACGACACAACAATTCGGCCTACTGAACTCTTCGCGTGCTTTTTGGGCCTTTAGAAGGTAAATAATCACATTGACTCTGTCAATGTCTTTCGTCACCGGAGTGCAGGCGTTTAGTGACGGGCGGGCTCAGCAACACTCGTGGCGATGTCGAGACCGCGGGATGTGGTCGGCCGAAGGGCCATCCCGAGTCGGCATCTGACCTGATAGATCGCAATGGCCTTTTGCGATCCTGTGTGCTATAGTCCGGTCGCTACGTTGAGGGTGTTGGATAATGAGTAGATTGGGATTTGTCTTTTTCGCGATCTTGGGGTTGCTCAT
This region includes:
- a CDS encoding thermonuclease family protein, whose protein sequence is MAKLRLEGEWKLWAGIAALFIVIAVYLYMASRPPMEGGEYLWNVAKVIDSRNLSLKGSGEVIQFRLTGLLVPPSQEEAAREFLSKTLLNNWVRIKTLRQEPKGVKEGFVLLSGDDINARMVRQGLAQIDREEKDFDIRPYIELEQEAKRQRRGLWRESGPGVK
- the purD gene encoding phosphoribosylamine--glycine ligase, which translates into the protein MKILIVGSGGREHTLAWKIAQSDLVKEVIVAPGNVGISMEPKCRLANVSAEDVPRLRDLALEEKPDLTVVGPEAPLVAGLVDDFQAAGLKVFGPTAKAAQLEGSKVFTKRLLQKYAIPSGNFAVFDDFAEASLHLKRITGPVVLKADGLAAGKGVFVCRDQTEALRALVTIIKEKAFGDAGNRVLVEECLFGEEASFIAFTDGKTVLPLASSQDHKPVFDDDRGPNTGGMGAYSPAPVVTPEVHDRIMEQIMVPVVRALENEDTPYMGFLYAGLMIADGQPKVLEFNARMGDPEAQPLLFRMKTDPVPLMMAALEGNLAGMAIEWLPEDAVCVVMASGGYPGSYEKGKQITGIEQADAIQGVKVFHAGTGKGQNGIVTNGGRVLGVTAAAEGIGNAIDKAYQAVEKIHWENVHYRKDIGRKALNRG
- a CDS encoding response regulator, with amino-acid sequence MANIGILDGKRILAVDDEPDVLEVIKDQLPQCQVTTAGNYQAALHHIDNENFDLVILDIMGVNGFALLEACRKHGLFASMLTAHAVTVDSINRSIRLGAVSFLPKDELTRLPELVAEILEGLAEGRTHWQQLFKRLGPYFRERLGVDWEDLEKPPTPPYMY